One window from the genome of Salmo salar chromosome ssa25, Ssal_v3.1, whole genome shotgun sequence encodes:
- the LOC123730526 gene encoding ras-related protein Rab-34-like, with protein MERTRLVWSAPRTRLVWSAPRTRLVRRAPRTRLVRRAPRTRLVWGAPRTRLVWSAPRTRLVWSAPRTRLVWGAPRTRLVRGAPRTRLVRGAPRTRLVRGAPRTTLVRGAPRTRLVWGAPRTRLVWGAPRTRLVWGAPRTRLVWGAPRTTLAWGAPRTRLVWSAPRTRLVWGAPRTRLVWGARGLDWCGALRGLDWCGALRGLDWCGALPGLDWCGALPGLDWYGALCGLDWYGALRGLDWYCALRGLDWCGALPGLD; from the coding sequence ATGGAGCGGACTAGACTGGTATGGAGCGCCCCGCGGACTAGACTGGTATGGAGCGCCCCGCGGACTAGACTGGTACGGAGAGCCCCGCGGACTAGACTGGTGCGGAGAGCCCCGCGGACTAGACTGGTATGGGGCGCTCCGCGGACTAGACTGGTATGGAGCGCTCCGCGGACTAGACTGGTATGGAGCGCCCCGCGGACTAGACTGGTATGGGGCGCCCCGCGGACTAGACTGGTGCGGGGCGCTCCGCGGACTAGACTGGTGCGGGGCGCTCCGCGGACTAGACTGGTGCGGGGCGCTCCGCGGACTACACTGGTGCGGGGCGCTCCGCGGACTAGACTGGTATGGGGCGCCCCGCGGACTAGACTGGTGTGGGGCGCCCCGCGGACTAGACTGGTGTGGGGCGCTCCGCGGACTAGACTGGTGTGGGGCGCTCCGCGGACTACTCTGGCGTGGGGCGCTCCGCGGACTAGACTGGTGTGGAGCGCCCCGCGGACTAGACTGGTATGGGGCGCTCCGCGGACTAGACTGGTATGGGGCGCCCGCGGACTAGACTGGTGTGGGGCGCTCCGCGGACTAGACTGGTGTGGGGCGCTCCGCGGACTAGACTGGTGTGGGGCGCTCCCCGGACTAGACTGGTGTGGGGCGCTCCCCGGACTAGACTGGTATGGGGCGCTCTGCGGACTAGACTGGTATGGGGCGCTCCGCGGACTAGACTGGTACTGTGCTCTTCGCGGACTAGACTGGTGCGGGGCGCTCCCCGGACTAGACTGA